In one window of Microtus pennsylvanicus isolate mMicPen1 chromosome 2, mMicPen1.hap1, whole genome shotgun sequence DNA:
- the LOC142844847 gene encoding olfactory receptor 4F15-like, whose translation MLTLTSEAMFGMNHSVVSEFVFLGMTNVWEIQLFLFVFTFLFYLASMFGNLVIVLTVTLDAHLKSPLYFLLANLSVIDMIFCSITAPKMICDIFKNHKTISFWGCITQIFFSHAVGGTEMVLLIAMAFDRYVAICKPLHYLIIMSPRVCLFFLVTSWVIGLTHSVVQLVFVVGLPFCGPDTLDSFYCDLPRLLRLACMNTQELELMVTVNSGLISVGSFLLLVISYIFILFTVWKHSAGGLSKALSTLSANVTVVILFFGPLMFFYTWPSPTSHLDKYLAIFDAFITPFLNPVIYTFRNKDMKVAMGRVWGYLRHYRKMS comes from the coding sequence ATGCTGACTCTGACATCCGAAGCAATGTTTGGGATGAACCACTCTGTAGTGTCCGAGTTTGTGTTCCTCGGGATGACCAATGTATGGGAgattcaactttttcttttcgTCTTCACCTTCTTGTTCTACCTGGCGAGCATGTTCGGCAACCTTGTCATTGTGCTCACTGTAACCTTGGATGCCCATCTAAAGTCCCCCCTGTACTTTCTCTTGGCTAATCTCTCGGTCATTGACATGATATTCTGCTCAATTACAGCTCCCAAGATGATCTGTGACATTTTCAAGAACCACAAAACCATCTCCTTCTGGGGCTGTATCACTCAGATTTTCTTCAGTCATGCAGTTGGGGGCACTGAGATGGTGCTGCTcatagccatggcttttgacAGGTATGTGGCCATATGTAAGCCTCTGCACTACCTGATCATCATGAGCCCACGAGTGTGTCTGTTCTTTTTAGTCACTTCCTGGGTCATTGGCCTCACTCACTCAGTGGTACAATTGGTGTTTGTGGTAGGCTTGCCTTTCTGTGGTCCTGATACACTGGACAGTTTTTATTGTGACCTCCCCCGACTCCTGCGACTTGCCTGCATGAACACTCAAGAGCTTGAGCTCATGGTAACTGTCAATAGTGGCCTCATTTCTGTGGGCTCCTTTCTCTTACTGGTGATTTCCTACATTTTCATTCTGTTCACTGTTTGGAAACATTCTGCTGGCGGATTGTCTAAGGCCCTCTCAACTCTTTCAGCCAATGTCACTGTGGTCATCTTATTCTTTGGGCCACTGATGTTTTTCTATACGTGGCCTTCACCAACCTCACACCTGGATAAATATCTTGCTATTTTTGATGCGTTTATCACTCCCTTTTTGAACCCAGTCATCTATACATTCAGGAACAAAGACATGAAAGTGGCAATGGGGAGAGTGTGGGGCTATCTTAGGCACTACAGGAAAATGTCATAA